The segment ACACTCACAAGAAGATTTTGAATTTATGCGCAAGGCTGGCAGGCTTGCTGCTGAAACTCTTGATTTCATTGCACCATACGTAAAGGTAGGAGTGACAACTAATGAGTTAAATGATCTATGTCATGACTTTATAATGAATGCAGGTGCAATTCCAGCACCACTAAACTATAGGGGGTATCCAAAGTCAATCTGCACTTCAAAAAATGCAGTTGTGTGCCATGGTGTTCCCGATGATAAACCGCTTAAAGGTGGAGATATTTTGAATATTGACGTTACGGTGATTTTAAATGGCTGGCATGGTGATACAAGCCGCATGTTTTGGGTTGGCAAGCCATCAATAAAAGCAAAACGTTTATGTGACGCTACTTATCATGCATTGATGGAAGCAATTAAACAAGTTAAACCCAGCAATAAGTTAAATGAAATAGGGCTTGCTATAGAAAAATATATTAGAGATTTTGGATATTCTATCGTACGCAGCTACTGCGGACATGGTATAGGAAAAGTCTTTCATGCTCCACCAAATGTAGTGCATTTCTATGATCAAGATGAAAATCTCGTCTTGAAGGAAGGTATGTTTTTTACAATAGAGCCAATGATTAATGCTGGAAAACATGAGACTCTGCTCAGTAAACTCGATGACTGGACAGTGACAACACGTGATCTTTCACTTTCTGCTCAATTTGAACATACGCTCGGAGTAACAAAAGATGGTGCTGAAATATTCACATTATCACCTAAAAATTGGCACTTCCCGCCTTATAACTAAAACCCTGTAGCTATAATTCTTGTTTTTAGTGATCTTGAAGAAAGCTAACCCTTAACTTGTGATATAGCAACTAGCCCAATTAATGCACAGAAAATCATGTAAAAACTAGCTGAAGTCTCTTGTCCTGTAACTTTGATAATTGTTGTGCATATAAATGGTGCAAGACCACCAAAAAATCCAGCAGCTATATTTCTTGACAAACCAAATCCGCTGTACCGAACCTTTGTTGGAAATAATTCACACATAAATGCACTGACAGGGCCAAGCGATGCATACGCGTCAAGTTAAGGAAAAGTGTAAGTAAAATTGATAGAGTGAAGGAAAAGAATAAGGTATAAGTTCTCTTGGATATGTGAATGAGAGAACTTACAATGGACAGAATAGCTTGCTTATCAAAAGACCTCAATGAATTCTTTAATGAAAAAGCAGACGAAATATCAATTGCAGTAGGTTTTATAAAAAGAAAGAGAAAACTTAATGGCTCATCATTCATAAAAGCTATGGTTTTTGGTAACATAGGAGTTGGTGATTGCAGCATAGAAACAATGTGCCAATTGCTAAATGAAGACTCGATAGAAATTACAAAACAGGGTTTGGATTTTAGATTTACTG is part of the Wolbachia endosymbiont (group A) of Anomoia purmunda genome and harbors:
- the map gene encoding type I methionyl aminopeptidase, which translates into the protein MENTNITIHSQEDFEFMRKAGRLAAETLDFIAPYVKVGVTTNELNDLCHDFIMNAGAIPAPLNYRGYPKSICTSKNAVVCHGVPDDKPLKGGDILNIDVTVILNGWHGDTSRMFWVGKPSIKAKRLCDATYHALMEAIKQVKPSNKLNEIGLAIEKYIRDFGYSIVRSYCGHGIGKVFHAPPNVVHFYDQDENLVLKEGMFFTIEPMINAGKHETLLSKLDDWTVTTRDLSLSAQFEHTLGVTKDGAEIFTLSPKNWHFPPYN